A segment of the Pieris napi chromosome 5, ilPieNapi1.2, whole genome shotgun sequence genome:
GTATACAAACACAGGTATCTCATACTCAATATCCTCATTCCTCATACATTTTtatcatacatatttaaatagtatCTGAAGAACTGTATTTCTCGAGTCTGATGTCATATCGTCACAGTatgaaaatatagatataattgttaaaaatcgGTTGAATCCTAtgtctataatatgtaaactTTTACATAGTCACGTACGCAATACTTATAACAATTAACTCGGTAATTAAGTTTGATTCTTTCCATTATTACTTGAACAACTAAGGGACTGctgtaatgtatgtatgtaaataatgtaatatattccTCTTTATACATGTTAAAGAAGTTACTACGcagttacttttttaattagtagTGAGTAGTGACCAAAGATAGTTTTATAGTAAACAACCAGCGCATCATAGTTGCGCACTCGAtcattttaatagttttaaaatcataatctTCATCAGAATCTTCTAAGttcaaatttaaatgtcaTCTAAAGtgcattttgtttaaattttgaaataaactattatagTACAAATTTAatcttgataaaaaaattcaaataatacatGCTGTCGAGGACATTATtggaaaaacttttttaagtaattactaACGTATATTCAAAACGGTTTCCTGAaacttacatataaaaacaggTTACTAGGTAACGGCCGGCCTTATCgttaacaagcgatttcttccaggcaaccctagtatggaAAAATAAACATCAACTACTAAgagtaaagtacaagaagtgcttaaaaaataacaaaagaaaaaattacatgtaacactagaaaatagaaatactaactcaaactaaactaaactagtATCTTAATGAGTATATATAATTAGgtaattacgaggcagaagaGCAATgctcaaaaagaaaattgtctTATATAATTCACTTTTCAGGAAGGACATAACTAACCTATAATAGAGGCGGAGAAAGACTATCACCCAAAGAACGTAttgcattaaattaaatattaaatgaacgtCCTTGATATTGGATATAAACGTTGAACGAACATTGGACTCTATCGATGTTTATTGTTGCTACTCATCAATCCTGTATCAATCAGAGATTGTATCGAGTCATGTGACAAACTAATTACACTAGTGGGTCACAGCTTAGAACGCCTCTCTATATGGCATACCGAAACAGTCAACAACGCGTAATACGTTGTTGACTGTTTCCAAGTACTTCTTGTTTGGATGATGCatgttttatattagtttACTACTTTATGATTACGCTAAAGTAAAATAGCTTGTGAAATTTACAATAGACAGAGTGTAAgacttttcatttaaatttcgtttGATTCGGTTGGTTTATTACcgtatttattactaacattgtTGATGCCAACCCCCACGACACCTCAGAGACTCAGGCCTGCACAGGATTATACGTTTAGATGTTCGTTTGAGAACACCCGTGCAGTAACCAAAGTACCTCGGTGCGGCTTTGAATACCGGTGGGGTTTGACTTCGTACGTACTACTGTTCTAGCCAATCCCGACGTCGCCTCAGAGACTCGGGCCTGCACGGGATTAGACGTTTAGACGTTCGTTTGAGAACACCCGTGCAGTGACCAAAGTAACCTCGGCGCGGCTTTGAATACCGGTGGGGTTTGACTTCGTACGTACTACTGTTCTAGCCAATCCCGACGTCGCCTCAGAGACTCGGGCCTGCACGGGATTAGACGTTTAGACGTTCGTTTGAGAACACCCGTGCAGTGACCAAAGTAACCTCGGCGCGGCTTTGAATACCGGTGGGGTTTGACTACGTACGTTTTGTCAAGACGGTTCGACGTATCGCTGGCACCGCCTCAACCCACGCACCCCTGCTAGTGCGTAATTGTAGGATGTTGTCTTGAAATGAAACTGCGCCTTGTTCTTGTTTCTTGCTTCGCCGATTATTCTTGGGTCCCAGTTCGTTGCGGAGGAAAAAGAGGATTTTGCGTAAATCTCGCCGAGCTTAAGTACTCAAACAgtataccgcgacgagagctGCGCTTACAGAAATCTGCGCGCgtataccgcgacgagagctACGCGACCCTTTTATTCGGCgaagcattttattaatttatttaactgtatttttcccttgaattatttacatatttttatctaacttatttatactaaaattctACTTATGAGCTATcaacaatattcttattttacttatagcTCATACTTAATTACCAaacaatattcatatttaaccTATAGCTCAtacttaatactatttaaatcTATGAGTCGCCAACATTCTCCCCCTCGTGCGTAGCACCGTCATTCCTGCACGGCGACTTCGCAGGCACCAAGATGACGATCCTCGACGATGGTCTTCGTAACACTCCACCTTTGGTCGCGACGTCCACGATCCTGGTTCTTCCGTCGGGCCCGGGGTACGTGGTTTCGATGATTCCCCTGGGCCAAGTGCATCGTGGTAGCGTGCGATCTACGATAAGAACCACATCGCCTGGCTGCAGCTGCTCGCCTTCCCGTCGTCCTGTCGTTTTCCTGGGCAGAAGCGTGGGCAAGTACTCCCGTAGCCATCTCCTCCAAAAGTGATCAGAGAGTCGTTGGACGGTCTTCCAATCGTCTCTGCCCACCAGCTTTGCATCAGGAAAATGCCCAACGCGTGCAGCTCCACTGGATCGCCCAATGAGAAAGTGATTTGGGGTTAGCGCCTCCTCTTCCGAATTGTCAGCTAGGTTCGTTATTGGTCTGGAATTAACCATGTGTTCTGCTTCCAACAGCAACGTATGCAGAACTTCCTCTCGTGGAACGCGCTCCTTTAATGTAGCGTCCAGTGCGACCTTAATGGAGCGCACCAATCGTTCCCAAGCTCCTCTCATATTTGGTGCGCCGGGAGGAATAAATTTCCACTGTATGCCAACCTTCTCTGCTTCTGTGACGATTTCCTCTCTTTTAAGCTCTTCAATGGCTGTTTGGAGTTCTTTGCTGGCCTTAACAAAGTTTGTTCCATTATCGGAATAAATTATCTTTGGCATTCCTCTTCGAGCAGCGAATCTCCTTAACGCCATTATAGTAGAGTCCGTCGTCAGGCTGGGCACTATCTCGATATGTACTGCCCTTGTGGTCAGGCATGTAAACAAGGCTCCCCATCTCTTCTCTCTTCGTCTGCCGATCGCCACGAGCATTGGACCGAAGTAGTCCACACCTGTGCACGTGAAAGGGGGCTCACCATGCCTCAGCCTTTCTTGAGGTAAGTTTCCCGCCGGATGCTCCGCTGGTTTACCCTTCGTCAGCTTGCAGTACTGGCAGTTTTGTTGTATACTACGCAGCACTGATCTCAGGCCTAACATCCAGTATTTTTGCCGTATTTCGTTCATTACTGTGGCTTGATTACCATGGTTGTATTTTTCGTGATAATGTTTAATCATCAATCTCCCAATGGCGTTCCTGCCATCCAGTACTATGGGCGTTAAATAGTCGTTGTCAACGCCCGCTACGGTTCTTGCTCTACCTTGAAGTCTTATGAGATTGTCTTTCATAGTGACGTCTAGCCTTTTCAATTGGCTTCGATTCTCCGTCGTGCGCCCTTGTTTGAGATTTTTAATGTCTTGTTCAAAGCTGCTTTGCTGACATTGGGCGATTAGAACTTCCTGCGCTCGTAATAGGTGTGTCTCGCCGATCGGAAGGTAAGTTCGCCTCTTTTTTGCACTTTTATTGCAGCGCTCGAGGTTCGACGGCTTCTTTTCTCTACATAGGTCGATAAATTGTAGTACCCTGGCAGTCGATCTCCACAATCTTGTCCACGATGATAAGTTTTCGGGAACCGGAGTAATTTCACTGTGGCGAAGTGTATTCACCTGCTCCATCGTTCTGTCTTCGTCgcatttttcctttttaaaacttCGTGGAGCTGGCCATTCTTCTTCGCCTTTTGACAGGAAATCTGGACCCTTGAACCACCGATGTTCCGCGTTAAATTCTTCCGGTGGGCTCCTGGTCGCATCATCGGCAGGATTCTGCGCTGTAGGCACCCATCTCCAGTCTTGCGGTTTTGTCAGATCCTCTATCTCCGCAATTCTATGAGCTACGAAGGTCTTAAACGTTCTGGGATCTGCCTTTATCCAGGAAAGTACCACACTCGAATCCGTCCAAAACGTTTTCCTTGTAACCTGCAGGTCGAGTTCTTTTGCCACTGAGTCTGCAAGTCTACTACCTAATAGAGCTGCCTGCAGTTCAAGCCTCGGCATAGATGTTGGTTTCAGAGGCGTTACTCTTGACTTGGCGGCGACGAGGTTTATCAAGtattttcctttacctctGGTTCGCCAGTATACTGCGGCTGCATACGCTGTCTCACTCGCGTCAGTAAAAGTATGCAGCTCCCCCTCAGTGCAGAATGGTGACATGCATCGCGGCAGTCGGATGTCTTTTATTCCACCGATATGCTCTAGGTAGCTCTTCCAAGCTTCGGTGTCGTCTTCAGTGATTTGGTCATCCCATCCAACACCACTGCGCCATATCTTTTGAATGAGCTTCTTTCCTTGGATGAGAATGGGTGATAGCAGTCCGAGTGGGTCGAAAGTAGACATCACAGCTCCCGTGACTTCTCGTTTTGTTGGAGTCTGCATGCCTCGCGCTACCTCGTTAGGGATTTTCCTAAATTGGCTTCTAAATCCAAGACAATCCTCTGACGTCAGCCATCTCAGTCCCAGGGTCTTTTCTTCGTTTTCACCTAGGTGCACTTCCTGTTCGCCGTCGGCTTCTACGATCTCTTTCTTATTCGACGCCCATCCTCGTAGCTCGAAGTGCGCCCTCTGGTGGATTAAGTCGACTTGCTGCATTACTCGTTTGCAATCGTCAACACTGTGGAAGCTTTGCAAATAGTCATCCATATAGTGATTGCGCTCTATTGCTTGCGCCGCTTCTGGATATTTATGTAAGTGGATCTTTGCGttcttgttttttatataaatagcgGTGCAAGGCGACGACGCAGCTCCAAATATCACTGATGTCATTCTGTATTCCTTCACTGGCACTTCCTTGTCTTTTCGCCATAGGAACCTGAGACTGTCTCTATCTTCTTTACGTATTTTCACTTGcagaaacatttcttttatatcGGCCGCTATTGCTACAGGGCCTTGGCGGAATCGCAGTAGCACTCCAAATATTGACTGTAGTAAGTCCGGGCCGGACAGCAGAACGTCGTTAAGGCTGACTCCGTTGTATTTGGCCGCAGCGTCGAAAACAATTCTCAGCTTCTTTTTCAGAGGGTGAACCACTGGGAAGTGAGGCAGGTACCATTTTTTGTTAGATGTGCAGTCGGCTGGTGCTTCTTCAGCGTAGTTGCTTTTCAACAGATTGTCTATCTGCGCGCTATactcattttttaatttagcgtCCTTACGCAGCTTTCTTTCTATGCCTTGAAATCTGTTGAAAGCTGCTGCGTAGTTATTTGGAAGACATACATCTTCCTTTTTCCACAACAGTCCGACCTCGTATCTGCCATCTTCCAACTGTCGGCTGGTTCTTTCCAATATGTCCAGTGCTCGCTGTTCGATATCCGTTGAAGGCTTCTTCGGCTGAACCCCCAAAGACTCAATAGTGAAGTGTTCCCTCACCAACTGATCTATTTTATCTTCGACGACGCTGGCGTGTGCACATGTGTTCACGTAATTGATCGGCGACACGCCACTGCTGTCGGAGCCGTGGAGAACCCATCCTAACTTCGTTCGTGACGCCACCGGCTGCCCTGGCTTTCCACGTCGTATTTGTAATGAGACAATATACTCCCAATTGTCTTGGCCAATGAGCAGCTTCGGCGCCTCAGCTTCGTAGCACACGTCTTGTAGTAAGCCCCGCAAGTGATGACACTTCTTTAGTCGGCTTTTATCTACGAATTGAGGGGTTAATTTGAGCTCCTTGATAGTTCTTGCCCGCTTAAGTGTGCTCTTCTCGCTTTCCTTGATCCCTTTTAGTTCGATATCTAAAATCATGGAGTCGTGATTTTTCATTTGCCCTCCGCCGATAGTTTCTATATTCAGGGCTTCGCGAGGACCCTTGATGCCGATGCTCGAAGCCACGTTTTCGTCAAGCAGTGTCACCGTTGAGCCTTCATCTAGCAGCGCCAGTACTTGTTTGCTCCCAGCCGGTCCGTATATCTCCACCTTGAGCATCTTAAGAATAGCTTTCGGTGTGCTTATTGTATTGACCGTCGCTGTCTCGGGCGGTGCCTCTTCGTGACATTGTTCGCTCTCCGACGTCACATGTAGTAGGCTATGGTGCCATCTTCGACACAACTTGCACGGTGGTCTTCGGCATGTTTCTTTCCGGTGCTTCCCAGCGAGGCACTTGAAGCAGACCTTAAGCCTCTTAACTGTTTCCCATCTCTCGTTGACTGCCGCTTTTAGGAATATTTGGCAGTCTTTGAGTTTATGTGTACCTTCACAGTCTGGGCACTTGATTTCTTCAGGTCTACTCCTTTCAGCGATATTATACGTAGCTTGCTTCACTGGCCTTCTTATCGCTGCGCTCGGTCGTACGCTTTTGCTGTCTTCGAGTACCGCGAATGCGCCGCATTTGTCCGCTTCTAAATTGAGGAAGTTGCTTATCGACTGGATATCACTGAACGATTCCTCTTCCCTCGCAGCCGTGAAATCGTACCATCTGAACCTGAGAATTGGAGGCATCTTCTCTATTATAAGTTTCACGATTTCAGGCGAGTAGAGGTATTGCGGTCTCTTCAATCCCTTTATGGCGGCCACgctgttatttatttggctAGCGAAGACGCATATGTCCCTGGGATTTTCCGTCGTTCTGGGAAGCGCCTTTAATTTCTCCAGTTCAGCTAGCACCAGCGCGTCGGGTCTACCAAATCTTCGGCGTAAAGCGTTAATAACTTCTTCTGGCATCGCCTCTGAGTACAAGAGGCTCTTAATGCTTTCTCTCGCTGTGCCTTTAATCGCTTTACGTAGCCGCGCCATATTCTGAATGCCAGAGAACATTGGAGATGTGTCTTCATATACGACTCGAAACGCCGTCCATTCGGAGCTGTCGCCTTCAAATATCGGCAGCTCTTGAATGTACTTCGGTTGCGGCGCTACATGTGTCGTCATGGCTTCCTTTATTGCGTCAGCTATTGCTCGAATGTCGCTCTTTGTTTCTGTTTCTTCTGGCCTTTGTGCCGATGAGCGCATCCAGTTTGCCACCTTTTCTTCATGGTTATCGTTGACGTCTTCTATAAAGG
Coding sequences within it:
- the LOC125049710 gene encoding uncharacterized protein LOC125049710; amino-acid sequence: MQRGESTTTVTSATTSEVRTTGEEITIEQSTSTSAASQPDQALNLAPAGSTRRAASRAVSRASSRRQAEAREELARCELREAQAAARLARLRLEAETEEEDSFIEDVNDNHEEKVANWMRSSAQRPEETETKSDIRAIADAIKEAMTTHVAPQPKYIQELPIFEGDSSEWTAFRVVYEDTSPMFSGIQNMARLRKAIKGTARESIKSLLYSEAMPEEVINALRRRFGRPDALVLAELEKLKALPRTTENPRDICVFASQINNSVAAIKGLKRPQYLYSPEIVKLIIEKMPPILRFRWYDFTAAREEESFSDIQSISNFLNLEADKCGAFAVLEDSKSVRPSAAIRRPVKQATYNIAERSRPEEIKCPDCEGTHKLKDCQIFLKAAVNERWETVKRLKVCFKCLAGKHRKETCRRPPCKLCRRWHHSLLHVTSESEQCHEEAPPETATVNTISTPKAILKMLKVEIYGPAGSKQVLALLDEGSTVTLLDENVASSIGIKGPREALNIETIGGGQMKNHDSMILDIELKGIKESEKSTLKRARTIKELKLTPQFVDKSRLKKCHHLRGLLQDVCYEAEAPKLLIGQDNWEYIVSLQIRRGKPGQPVASRTKLGWVLHGSDSSGVSPINYVNTCAHASVVEDKIDQLVREHFTIESLGVQPKKPSTDIEQRALDILERTSRQLEDGRYEVGLLWKKEDVCLPNNYAAAFNRFQGIERKLRKDAKLKNEYSAQIDNLLKSNYAEEAPADCTSNKKWYLPHFPVVHPLKKKLRIVFDAAAKYNGVSLNDVLLSGPDLLQSIFGVLLRFRQGPVAIAADIKEMFLQVKIRKEDRDSLRFLWRKDKEVPVKEYRMTSVIFGAASSPCTAIYIKNKNAKIHLHKYPEAAQAIERNHYMDDYLQSFHSVDDCKRVMQQVDLIHQRAHFELRGWASNKKEIVEADGEQEVHLGENEEKTLGLRWLTSEDCLGFRSQFRKIPNEVARGMQTPTKREVTGAVMSTFDPLGLLSPILIQGKKLIQKIWRSGVGWDDQITEDDTEAWKSYLEHIGGIKDIRLPRCMSPFCTEGELHTFTDASETAYAAAVYWRTRGKGKYLINLVAAKSRVTPLKPTSMPRLELQAALLGSRLADSVAKELDLQVTRKTFWTDSSVVLSWIKADPRTFKTFVAHRIAEIEDLTKPQDWRWVPTAQNPADDATRSPPEEFNAEHRWFKGPDFLSKGEEEWPAPRSFKKEKCDEDRTMEQYWMAGTPLGD